One stretch of Armigeres subalbatus isolate Guangzhou_Male chromosome 2, GZ_Asu_2, whole genome shotgun sequence DNA includes these proteins:
- the LOC134213894 gene encoding muscle-specific protein 300 kDa-like isoform X1, translated as MEENEEHSSQEAKAVIVTESDCKNNRNIDTTNVAEQFVADRIKVIEECILESDEHTVPLQHQIVLPTDIIEAIYVEDVHQQTSPVQTDLLEDETDREIAFITSDNMLAPLSFEQKSSQTSPDNGTVKLSQQTSPITVQPVFSDYKEVQTELNLLDTETQTTDVAIIEQIIQTELGQPEANVNDIVMPKVSESANQTIIIEKTESETQTLDDVQNLVEPILYKIIDTTVEIGKDASRQSVQTSPIDFTELKTKSDAPPYSRNEFVQTMEIDVVDMQTSTEQTYKDTGSSPAKQLHVTEIETQTSPVHVTNTSVEQVIMFKNDASIKTEVEENIPITHEQADAQVQTFTTSYIPETIVKETQTSAYEAPISLHRKEKKKSKSKKGKSSQAAPIELEVQTELHIPEHDSFEPVTITKTIEHNAKDSDDSLNVQIQVEIQHPLQTDTCKEISYDVFEDKSWIVNLADYFSIIRSQRSYAEDKAVPWKEIKEMLLDIWPQITNNRRPDYFYKPLTFDDLEDNPPDTKLLLSMLNENSSSPEVQNRILFDTLERMNVQAEDIASRLCPISEMNEADRLRLYTLCKIRLQCISDKIECLTRYILESGMDSQFDIIGCLEQTKKGISDLYLYIIDEEDMNKKCNEDIHHLSNKIQQASNHLEDIHEKVNSTVLESSLSVSEKLSNLENIEHRNNEYIQDLSAILNDNCNSNSITTDAHLEENLKKADNMSKKIQQTITVERNKLIQLSSLAEEYEQTLLEFEEIATAAADFIENDISTNSLKELEEEMQRYRKFFVNLSHCKMILESLESNLDPITRTKHAKLHSALYNKTSIILERAVDRAARLAQAASKWTVIEKEMRDEIQWLQVAQQRIPDLQNVTSEDYEQYIKLYESLKQDILRHHTKMMQHNEIARKMQELICAPALVKDSSEALTVVTNLKEEVLLYLIKLQKFKNFWSQYNAAADKLHEWICHAQKQLNSLTIPQNLADTSVEDMRKFWEIKAQYEVMNNKVYENACSSLDDALATINITDEDLQRQLFGQLLENWSSTSNKIMDIQNHIYDSIKTTNTSSNDKITFIEKELRDINSTFNTLKGVLKSSEELYLYIEKMQMLKTRVYIVDTELGQLALASDFNVEKITELFEISSNISHQINEEYEAAENFYKCLENIEIGIKKQENRFLDITKVLDECGARINGKRPDVEQSLNDCKICQSELSDSWNEMMKLRQMLHTLPMNLKVSVSPQQTERDLSILQNIHSDLERKCENIISQLRDRLSLWNKFYCQLEIIQNHIHETEFMMDLIQLQETADYYRLLKATERLDALLVEIESRNETVDDLQNIAKPLIETSEAGVSMEIQETVEQMTALWQNTQENLQNLCQRYENAVKLWDRYNEISEGVKECISQSILDSARGKDIANFQTLEHYQASLNERKQDLNKLKNYIRDINEQVGFNIANTMMSEIDEFSKRMDDISEDITFQLSAASSSQSERSIKQTAYAASNAIVTQVQQDLHSSIPDSEFGSTLMDLETNLLNLSATESHLKTIASEKGSSRDEMYPAFENLHMHSLTLLQEAIHQHQKTLQQMVLEKDYCYLLEYWGKFLHRITTFVDQNIPSEYSKLQQHRDQYNVISHLVRQWQTSMLKITRNDDKMKDSYVALHKHHKECVKRINGNITDIEEKLLYWRKFKSSQTTLQEAIITIEAEKYNLQMEYINMKELSKLITKVINLQTRFSGLRVVLNNIDQEVEQLISSLADDHTIVAIKTEHGRIKSKLSKLEESVNTWKIFLLNVSELYSSLNSQCNDVNKSLIELGHSIETFKLENPVTSQHHLNMLKNEKLRLEYVKEELKKINLTKEELQCCISPFDAKLISKRVCSLWQLLDKLENAISVSLRQMQNRIQNRKLFLNQYNLMMEWIIKFDKRLNDSNKYEICEEDSNFIKSVEDTLLQEMSCKESEIAWFNVIGNDLMEALLSGEELTEIGSKQKHLNDAWEKLVRHCQERRQKISEVSSTSVSLHQRIIDIRAWMTQIELELKQPFMFEDIEKSCLDKLLDDYEKLQRSVESNSGNIAEILNLCEMLFTDVESWNVHINRKLINHDVKSLEMRWKNICIDTGRRKQDLLSIWSMLDELLQIIDSQHIWIDETNRFLDDIDCQCDTADNETLCTILQELSTKFSDIAGREPILQILRTLYFSLNKHSRVDRSNMQQITMTAKHVLLVWEKLMLKFESVKTRIEELTHLFSSFNSEYENIIVALTHIDVEVTNVKHLDDGTNAQTSETKLKHLRDLHNKLRFVINMFDAQDELGSSLIQLLPDNSKMSQKVQNQIMEYHQLANNIKHTLDSLVDQTNQGKISLDKSERDYAVQVDTLSPLSITAKDAYLYQLQTAIAEAKSNLAILEASISEINASNFLTSTQTVSKASAACESSIELIKHLNIILTSECHCNDEEAMSSAVKKECDRYSHNLTEWRLKQQKLEELSNEDYLTCPLCTNRNWQQIDNDLWRLEQWLSMAETTQKSQHTHPPNDIDTLEDNIQDHREFLLDLDSHKSIIKSLNIVGEHLATHTLDTEKAIKLRERLHSNNMRWDKVCNQSSQWQAQLHRALMENKEFHRTITELSTWLEQTEHKIKSSEPIDLTMDKSVIERKYKIFMELRNDLVRCEPRIVSLQETTSQLTKYLDDNTSQKFNEIYAKLTDLRLRFHSIRRLVEVYTVKIASAIGIDRPLDMHAFSSGNAQRNQEGSGSFTQVATHDANAQRDDDEEHINTTVLTRSYRFLGRVLRASLPIQAMLLLLLGVATLMPHGEDYSCSFTNNFARSLEPMLRYPNGPPPI; from the exons TAACATGTTAGCTCCACTAAGCTTCGAGCAAAAATCCAGTCAGACATCACCAGATAATGGTACCGTAAAATTGTCCCAACAAACTTCGCCCATCACAGTTCAGCCTGTTTTTAGCGACTATAAAGAAGTACAAACTGAGCTCAACCTTCTGGATACCGAAACGCAGACTACGGATGTTGCCATcattgaacaaatcattcaaACTGAATTAGGTCAACCAGAAGCAAATGTAAATGATATTGTTATGCCAAAAGTGTCAGAATCTGCTAATCAaacaataattattgaaaaaactgAATCAGAAACGCAGACACTTGATGATGTCCAAAATTTGGTAGAACCAATATTATACAAAATCATCGATACGACCGTAGAAATTGGGAAAGATGCAAGTCGCCAGTCTGTTCAAACAAGCCCAATTGATTTCACTGAATTGAAAACTAAATCAGACGCTCCTCCTTATTCTCGAAATGAATTTGTACAAACAATGGAAATCGATGTCGTTGATATGCAAACTTCTACTGAACAAACTTATAAAGACACAGGATCATCTCCTGCTAAACAATTACATGTTACAGAAATAGAAACGCAAACTAGTCCCGTTCATGTGACCAATACATCAGTTGAGCAAGTTATAATGTTTAAAAATGATGCTTCAATTAAGACAGAAGTAGAAGAAAATATTCCAATAACACATGAACAAGCTGATGCACAAGTTCAAACATTTACAACCAGTTATATTCCTGAAACAATTGTAAAAGAAACCCAAACAAGCGCATATGAGGCaccgatttctcttcatcgaaaagagaaaaagaaatcCAAATCAAAGAAGGGAAAGAGTAGTCAAGCAGCTCCAATAGAGCTAGAAGTACAAACGGAGCTACATATTCCAGAACATGATTCTTTCGAACCtgtaacaataacaaaaacaatagaGCACAACGCAAAGGATTCAGATGATTCATTGAATGTACAAATTCAAGTAGAAATACAGCATCCATTGCAAACTGATACGTGCAAAGAAATTAGTTATGACGTCTTTGAAGACAAATCATGGATAGTCAATCTTGctgattatttttcaataataagATCTCAAAGAAGTTATGCCGAAGACAAAGCAGTACCATGGAAAGAGATAAAGGAAATGCTATTGGATATATGGCCACAAATCACCAACAATCGTCGCCCAGACTACTTTTACAAGCCATTAACATTCGATGACTTGGAAGATAATCCACCTGATACTAAGCTATTGCTCTCCATGTTGAATGAGAATAGCAGCAGCCCTGAAGTACAAAATCGGATACTGTTTGATACACTTGAGAGGATGAATGTTCAAGCTGAAGATATTGCATCCAGATTGTGTCCTATATCAGAGATGAACGAAGCAGATCGCCTTCGCTTGTATACTCTCTGTAAAATCAGATTGCAATGCATATCTGACAAAATTGAATGTTTGACTAGATACATATTAGAAAGTGGCATGGATTCGCAATTTGATATTATTGGCTGTCTAGAACAAACAAAAAAAGGTATTTCAGATCTGTACTTGTATATTATCGACGAAGAAGACATGAACAAGAAATGTAACGAAGATATTCATCATTTATCAAACAAAATTCAACAAGCTAGCAATCATTTGGAAGACATACATGAAAAAGTAAACAGTACAGTATTGGAAAGCTCACTGTCCGTGAGtgaaaagttgtccaatttagAGAATATTGAGCATCGTAACAACGAATACATACAAGATTTATCAGCAATATTGAATGACAATTGCAATTCAAATAGTATCACTACTGATGCccatttggaagaaaatttgaaaaaagctGATAACATGTCGAAAAAAATTCAACAGACGATTACTGTTGAACGAAATAAATTGATACAACTGAGTAGTCTTGCAGAAGAATACGAACAAACACTACtggaatttgaagaaattgccACTGCCGCAGCCGATTTCATAGAGAATGATATTTCGACGAATAGTTTGAAAGAACTTGAAGAGGAAATGCAACGGTATCGTAAGTTTTTCGTGAATCTCAGCCACTGCAAAATGATTCTTGAATCATTAGAATCCAACTTGGATCCAATCACGCGAACGAAACATGCAAAGCTACATTCAGCGTTATACAATAAAACAAGCATAATTTTAGAACGCGCAGTTGACAGAGCCGCTCGACTGGCACAAGCAGCCTCCAAGTGGACCGTTATAGAAAAAGAAATGCGTGATGAAATACAATGGTTACAAGTTGCACAGCAAAGAATACCAGACTTACAAAATGTAACATCTGAGGATTACGAACAATACATCAAGTTGTATGAATCGTTGAAGCAAGACATACTTCGACACCACACCAAAATGATGCAACATAATGAAATAGCCAGAAAAATGCAAGAGCTTATATGTGCACCAGCATTAGTTAAAGATAGTAGTGAAGCATTAACCGTCGTTACGAATCTGAAAGAAGAAGTTTTACTCTATCtcataaaattacaaaaattcaaaaacttctGGAGTCAATACAATGCAGCAGCAGATAAACTCCACGAATGGATTTGCCATGCTCAAAAACAATTAAACTCACTAACGATTCCACAGAACCTTGCTGATACGTCAGTTGAAGATATGCGCAAATTTTGGGAAATTAAAGCCCAGTACGAAGTGATGAATAATAAAGTGTATGAAAACGCATGTAGTTCATTAGATGATGCTTTGGCGACTATCAACATTACCGATGAAGACCTTCAACGCCAGCTTTTTGGTCAATTGTTAGAAAATTGGTCTTCCACGTCTAACAAAATAATGGATATACAGAACCACATATATGATTctattaaaacaacaaacacctcatcaaatgataaaataacattCATCGAAAAGGAACTTCGAGACATTAATTCTACCTTTAACACTTTGAAAGGAGTACTCAAATCATCGGAAGAGCTTTAcctttatattgaaaaaatgcaaatgttgaaAACCCGTGTTTATATAGTTGACACCGAACTAGGTCAACTCGCATTAGCATCGGATTTCAATGTGGAAAAAATaactgagctttttgaaatctCAAGTAATATTTCGCATCAAATTAACGAAGAATATGAAGCTGCAGAAAACTTCTATAAATGcttagaaaacatagaaattggtatcaaaaaacaagaaaatcgTTTTCTTGACATAACAAAAGTTCTGGATGAATGTGGTGCACGAATTAATGGAAAAAGACCAGATGTTGAACAGTCACTAAATGATTGCAAAATATGCCAATCTGAACTGAGTGATTCATGGAatgaaatgatgaaattgaggcAAATGCTACATACTTTACCAATGAATTTGAAAGTGTCTGTTTCTCCGCAACAAACTGAAAGGGATCTATCAATTCTACAAAATATTCATAGTGATCTTGAACGAAAATGTGAAAACATCATTTCTCAATTACGGGACCGTTTATCTCTGTGGAACAAGTTTTATTGTCAGCTAGAAATCATCCAAAATCATATACATGAAACGGAGTTCATGATGGATTTGATCCAACTACAAGAAACAGCCGATTATTATCGTTTGTTAAAAGCAACTGAGCGGCTAGAT GCACTTCTAGTAGAGATCGAATCCAGAAATGAAACAGTGGACGATTTACAGAATATTGCAAAGCCATTGATTGAAACATCCGAAGCAGGTGTATCAATGGAAATCCAAGAAACAGTTGAACAAATGACTGCACTGTGGCAGAATACTCAGGAAAATTTACAAAATCTATGCCAACGTTATGAAAATGCTGTCAAATTATGGGATCGTTACAATGAGATCTCTGAAGGCGTGAAAGAATGTATTTCCCAAAGCATTCTCGATTCTGCTAGAGGAAAAGATATTGCTAATTTCCAAACACTAGAACATTATCAAGCATCTttgaacgaaagaaaacaagatTTGAATAAACTAAAAAATTACATCAGAGACATTAATGAACAGGTCGGATTCAATATAGCAAATACTATGATGTccgaaattgatgaattttccaAAAGGATGGATGATATTTCAGAAGACATTACATTCCAATTGAGTGCTGCATCTTCTAGTCAATCAGAAAGATCAATTAAACAAACAGCTTATGCTGCATCAAACGCAATAGTTACACAAGTTCAGCAG GATTTGCATTCTTCAATACCAGATTCCGAATTTGGATCAACACTTATGGACCTCGAAACCAATTTGTTAAACTTAAGCGCAACTGAGTCCCACTTGAAAACTATCGCAAGCGAAAAAGGCAGTAGTAGAGACGAAATGTATCCCGCCTTCGAGAATTTACATATGCACTCACTCACTCTACTGCAAGAAGCAATTCATCAGCACCAGAAAACATTGCAGCAAATGGTTCTTGAAAAAGATTATTGTTATCTTCTAGAATATTGGGGAAAATTTTTGCATCGCATCACAACATTCGTAGATCAGAATATTCCGAGTGAATATTCCAAACTACAACAGCATCGAGACCAATACAATGTAATAAGTCACTTAGTTCGACAATGGCAAACGTCAATGCTAAAAATTACCAGAAACGATGATAAAATGAAAGATTCGTATGTAGCTCTACATAAGCACCATAAAGAATGCGTAAAAAGAATCAACGGAAATATTACTGATATTGAGGAAAAATTATTATACTGGCGCAAATTCAAATCATCGCAAACGACATTACAAGAAGCAATCATAACTATTGAAGCAGAGAAGTACAATCTTCAGATGGAATATATAAACATGAAAGAGCTTTCAAAACTGATCACAAAAGTGATCAATTTACAAACTAGATTTTCTGGATTGCGAGTAGTTCTCAACAACATAGATCAGGAAGTTGAGCAATTGATATCGAGTCTAGCTGATGATCACACAATAGTAGCCATAAAAACTGAACATGGacgaataaaatcaaaattatccaaacttGAGGAAAGTGTCAACACGTGGAAAATATTCCTGTTAAATGTTTCGGAACTGTATAGCAGCTTAAATTCACAATGCAACGATGTCAATAAAAGTTTAATTGAATTGGGACATTCTATAGAAACATTCAAATTGGAAAACCCAGTGACTTCTCAACACCATTTGAACATGCTGAAAAACGAAAAATTACGGTTGGAATATGTCAAAGAAGAACTTAAGAAGATCAATCTCACGAAAGAAGAATTGCAATGTTGCATCAGTCCTTTCGATGCGAAATTAATTTCCAAGCGAGTATGCAGTCTTTGGCAGCTTCTCGATAAACTGGAAAATGCCATTTCTGTATCGCTAAGACAAATGCAAAATAGAATTCAAAATCGCAAATTGTTCCTGAATCAATATAATCTCATGATGGAATGGATTATCAAGTTTGATAAACGGCTGAATGACTCTaataaatatgaaatctgtGAAGAGGACTCCAATTTTATCAAATCTGTTGAAGATACGCTTTTGCAGGAGATGTCCTGCAAAGAATCTGAAATAGCTTGGTTCAACGTGATTGGCAACGACTTAATGGAAGCGTTATTGAGTGGCGAAGAACTTACTGAAATAGGCTCTAAACAAAAACATTTAAATGATGCCTGGGAAAAGCTTGTTAGGCATTGTCAAGAAAGAAGacaaaaaatttccgaagtaagctCAACGTCCGTTTCATTGCATCAACGAATCATCGATATCAGAGCTTGGATGACCCAAATTGAACTGGAACTAAAACAACCATTTATGTTCGAAGATATAGAAAAAAGTTGTTTAGATAAGCTTCTTGATGATTATGAGAAACTGCAACGGTCAGTAGAAAGCAACAGTGGAAACATCGCGGAGATACTAAACCTATGTGAAATGTTATTCACAGATGTTGAATCGTGGAATGTACACATTAATCGAAAGCTAATTAATCATGACGTGAAAAGTTTAGAAATGcgatggaaaaatatttgcatAGATACAGGCAGACGGAAACAAGATTTGTTATCAATATGGAGTATGCTGGATGAACTACTGCAAATAATAGACTCCCAGCATATTTGGATTGATGAAACCAACAGATTCCTGGATGATATAGATTGTCAATGCGATACTGCTGATAATGAAACACTATGCACAATATTGCAAGAATTGTCTACAAAATTCTCCGACATTGCAGGACGGGAACCAATTCTGCAAATACTAAGAACATTATACTTTTCCCTTAACAAACATAGCCGTGTGGACAGGTCTAATATGCAACAAATTACAATGACAGCTAAACATGTGCTCTTAGTCTGGGAAAAATTGATGTTGAAATTTGAAAGCGTCAAGACACGCATAGAAGAACTTACgcatttattttcttctttcaatagTGAGTACGAAAATATTATCGTGGCATTGACACATATAGATGTTGAAGTAACAAACGTAAAACACTTGGATGATGGAACAAATGCACAAACATCAGAAACCAAGTTGAAACATCTACGAGATCTACATAATAAACTAAGATTCGTTATTAATATGTTTGATGCGCAAGATGAGCTTGGTAGCTCATTGATACAATTATTACCAGATAATAGTAAAATGTCTCAGAAGGTGCAAAACCAAATAATGGAATACCATCAATTGGCGAATAATATAAAACATACTCTGGATTCATTGGTGGATCAAACAAACCAAGGCAAAATTAGCCTAGATAAATCTGAACGAGATTACGCTGTTCAAGTTGATACACTTTCACCCCTATCTATAACAGCTAAAGATGCTTACCTGTATCAATTACAAACTGCTATCGCAGAAGCTAAATCAAATCTAGCGATTTTGGAAGCATCTATTTCAGAAATAAATGCTAGTAATTTCCTAACATCTACTCAAACTGTTTCAAAAGCATCTGCGGCTTGTGAATCTTCAATCGAGCTTATAAAACATCTGAATATAATTTTAACATCGGAATGCCATTGTAACGATGAAGAAGCTATGAGTAGCGCAGTAAAGAAGGAATGTGATAGATATTCACATAATTTAACAGAATGGCGATTAAAACAGCAAAAGCTAGAAGAATTGAG CAACGAAGATTATTTGACGTGTCCTCTTTGTACAAATCGAAACTGGCAACAAATCGATAATGATTTATGGCGTCTCGAACAATGGTTATCAATGGCCGAAACTACGCAAAAATCACAGCACACCCATCCTCCAAATGATATTGATACCCTGGAAGACAACATACAAGATCATCGAGAGTTTTTGCTAGATTTAGATAGTCATAAAAGCATAATCAAATCTTTGAACATTGTTGGAGAACATCTAGCCACTCATACGCTAGATACTGAAAAGGCTATCAAATTGAGAGAACGTCTACATAGCAACAATATGCGCTGGGACAAGGTGTGTAACCAATCATCTCAGTGGCAAGCACAGCTTCATAGAGCATTGATGGAGAATAAAGAATTTCATCGCACTATAACTGAACTTAGCACGTGGCTAGAGCAAACGGAACACAAAATTAAATCATCAGAGCCAATTGACTTGACAATGGATAAGTCCGTAATTGAAAGAAAATACAAGATATTTATGGAGCTGAGAAATGACTTGGTACGATGTGAGCCACGTATTGTTAGCTTACAAGAAACAACTTCACAGCTGACGAAATATTTGGATGACAATACatcacaaaagttcaatgaaatataTGCAAA GTTGACGGATCTAAGATTGAGGTTCCATTCAATTCGAAGATTAGTAGAAGTTTACACAGTCAAAATTGCCTCGGCAATAGGAATTGACAGACCATTGGATATGCATGCATTCTCATCCGGAAATGCACAGAGG AATCAAGAGGGTAGCGGATCGTTCACACAAGTAGCGACACATGATGCAAA TGCCCAAAGGGACGACGACGAGGAACACATAAACACCACAGTATTGACCAGAAGCTATCGATTTTTAGGCCGCGTATTGCGGGCATCTCTTCCTATTCAAGCAATGCTGTTGCTATTGCTAGGTGTAGCTACCCTCATGCCCCATGGTGAAGATTATTCATGTTCTTTCACCAATAACTTTGCTAGAAGTTTAGAACCAATGCTTCGCTATCCAAATGGTCCCCCACCAATATGA